One region of Oryza glaberrima chromosome 7, OglaRS2, whole genome shotgun sequence genomic DNA includes:
- the LOC127780405 gene encoding glutaredoxin-C9 — protein sequence MSERVFAELATIHCQKSLPCRHSFDPPRTTPILHLYIIHLLLPPLIAIVCLCYIAIVPFEEEEERMRMQVVEAAAVDEEEAAAAAATAMMSVYERVARMASGNAVVVFSASGCCMCHVVKRLLLGLGVGPAVYELDQLAAAADIQAALSQLLPPGQPPVPVVFVGGRLLGGVEKVMACHINGTLVPLLKQAGALWL from the coding sequence ATGTCAGAGCGTGTGTTCGCCGAGCTCGCGACCATCCACTGCCAGAAAAGCCTTCCATGTCGCCACTCCTTTGACCCCCCTCGCACCACACCAATTCTCCATCTATATATCAtccaccttcttcttcctcctctcattGCCATTGTGTGTTTGTGTTACATTGCAATCGTGCCAtttgaagaagaggaggagaggatgaggatgcaggtggtggaggcggcggcggtggatgaggaggaggcggcggcggcggcggcgacggcgatgatgtcgGTGTACGAGAGGGTGGCGAGGATGGCGAGCGGGAACGCGGTGGTGGTGTTCAGCGCGAGCGGGTGCTGCATGTGCCACGTCGTCaagcgcctcctcctcggcctcggcgtcggccCCGCCGTCTACGAGCTCgaccagctcgccgccgccgccgacatccaGGCGGCGCTGTCGCAGCTGCTGCCGCCGGGCCAGCCGCCGGTGCCCGTCGTGTTCGTCGGCGGCAGGCTCCTCGGCGGCGTCGAGAAGGTGATGGCGTGCCACATCAATGGCACCCTCGTCCCCCTCCTCAAGCAGGCCGGCGCCCTCTGGCtctga
- the LOC127778385 gene encoding probable inositol transporter 2 — translation MEGGVHEFDGSTFRECFSLSWRNPYVLRLAFSAGIGGLLFGYDTGVISGALLYIRDDFPSVDKNTWLQEMIVSMAVAGAIIGAAIGGWANDRYGRRTSILVADALFFAGAAVMASATGPAQLVVGRVFVGLGVGTASMTSPLYISEASPARIRGALVSTNGLLITGGQFLSYLINLAFTKAPGTWRWMLGVAAVPAVVQFFLMLFLPESPRWLYRKGREEEAEAILRKIYSAEEVEREKEELKESVEAEARERSSSEKTSLVALLMTTATVRRGLVAGVGLQVFQQLVGINTVMYYSPTIVQLAGFASNQTALALSLVTAGLNAAGSLVSIYFIDRTGRRKLLVISLAGVILSLALLSAVFHEATSHSPPVGAAETAHFHVGALTCPEYSSRSSSSFWDCTRCLKASAASTGCGFCAAGGGDKLRAGACLAAAAAASNTTARDACRGEGREWYTRGCPSRYGWLAMAGLALYIAAFSPGMGTVPWIVNSEVYPLRHRGVCGGAAATANWVSNLAVAQSFLSLTDAIGAAWTFLIFGGLSVAALAFVLVCVPETKGLPIEEVEKMLEGRELRLRFWAKRRHHHGGDGDGGEKTGGV, via the exons ATGGAGGGAGGTGTTCATGAGTTCGATGGCTCAACCTTCAGAGAGTGCTTCTCCCTCTCATGGAGGAACCCTTATGTCCTTAGGCTCGCCTTCTCCGCCGGCATCGGTGGCCTCCTCTTCGGCTACGACACCG GTGTGATTTCAGGAGCTCTGCTTTACATCCGTGACGATTTCCCTTCAGTTGACAAGAACACATGGCTTCAG gagatgatcgtgagcatggcggtggccggcgcgatCATCGGCGCGGCGATCGGCGGGTGGGCGAACGACCGGTACGGCCGCCGGACGTCGATCCTGGTGGCCGACGCGCTCTtcttcgccggcgcggcggtgatggcgtCGGCGACGGGGCCGGCGCAGCTGGTGGTGGGGCGGGTGTTCGTCGGGCTCGGCGTCGGGACGGCGTCCATGACGTCGCCGCTGTACATCTcggaggcgtcgccggcgaggataCGCGGCGCGCTGGTGAGCACCAACGGCCTCCTCATCACCGGCGGGCAGTTCTTGTCGTACCTCATCAACCTCGCCTTCACCAAGGCTCCCGGGACGTGGCGGTGGAtgctcggcgtcgccgccgtcccagCCGTCGTCCAGTTCTTCCTCATGCTCTTCCTCCCCGAGTCACCAAGATGGCTCTACAGAAAG gggagggaggaggaagcagaGGCGATCTTGAGGAAGATATActcggcggaggaggtggagagggagaaggaggagttGAAGGAGTCGGtagaggcggaggcgcgggagaGGAGCTCGTCGGAGAAGACGAGCCTGGTGGCGCTGctgatgacgacggcgacggtgcggcgggggctggtcgccggcgtcgggctGCAGGTGTTCCAGCAGCTGGTGGGGATCAACACGGTGATGTACTACAGCCCGACCATCGTGCAGCTCGCCGGGTTCGCCTCCAACCAGACGGCGCTCGCGCTGTCCCTCGTCACCGCCGGCCTCAACGCCGCCGGCTCCCTCGTCAGCATCTACTTCATCGACCGCACCGGGCGGCGGAAGCTGCTCGTCATCAgcctcgccggcgtcatcctctccctcgccctcctctccgccgtgtTCCACGAGGCCACCTCCCACTCCccgcccgtcggcgccgccgagaCGGCCCACTTCCACGTCGGCGCGCTCACATGCCCGGAGTACTCCTCCCGCTCGTCGTCCTCGTTCTGGGACTGCACGAGGTGTCtcaaggcgtcggcggcgtcgacggggtGTGGGTTctgcgcggcgggcggcggcgacaagctGCGCGCCGGGGCgtgcctggcggcggcggcggcggcgtcgaacaCGACGGCGCGCGACGCGTGCcgcggcgaggggagggagTGGTACACGCGGGGGTGCCCGAGCAGGTACGGGTGGCTGGCGATGGCGGGGCTGGCGCTGTACATCGCCGCCTTCTCGCCGGGGATGGGGACGGTGCCGTGGATCGTGAACTCGGAGGTCTACCCGCTGCGGCACCGCGGCgtgtgcggcggcgcggcggcgacggcgaactgGGTGTCGAACCTGGCGGTTGCGCAGTCGTTCCTGTCGCTGACGGACGCCATCGGGGCGGCGTGGACGTTCCTCATCTTCGGCGGGCTGTCCGTGGCGGCGCTCGCGTTCGTGCTCGTCTGCGTGCCGGAGACCAAGGGCCTCCCCAtcgaggaggtggagaagatgCTCGAGGGAAGGGAGCTCCGCCTCAGGTTCTGGGCcaagcgccgccaccaccacggcggcgacggcgacggcggcgaaaaGACCGGTGGCGTGTGA
- the LOC127778901 gene encoding uncharacterized protein LOC127778901, whose translation MATVSDDYAQVDISTEEKDKLVAEVMRHVLFKTHQTTGCPIKREELTQIVTKNYRQRALPALVIKEAGDRLAATFGYEMRELQRTRAPSTRSGRPSQQQVNVDAKSYVLVSKLDPEVYSKYVEHKEAAHVSGFAFVVISIVHLSGGKISEEDLWHQLRRLGLNESDENHPVLGNNKQALELLVQQRYLLKEKLSGPEGHSMMYELAERALDESISGKLKDYISQVVSTSTAAEVD comes from the exons ATGGCGACCGTCAGCGACGACTACGCGCAGGTCGACATCTCCACGGAG GAGAAGGACAAGCTTGTGGCGGAGGTGATGCGCCACGTGCTCTTCAAGACGCACCAGACCACCGGCTGCCCCATCAAGCGGGAGGAGCTCACGCAGATCGTCACCAAGAACTACCGCCAGCGCGCGCTCCCGGCACTCGTCATCAAGGAGGCCGGGGACAGGCTCGCCGCCACCTTCGGCTATGAGATGAGGGAGCTCCAGAGGACACGCGCACCGTCCACCCGCTCCGGCCGCCCTTCCCAGCAGCAGG TTAATGTGGATGCGAAGAGCTACGTCCTGGTCAGTAAGTTAGACCCTGAGGTGTACAGCAAGTACGTCGAGCATAAGGAGGCTGCCCATGTGTCTGGCTTCGCTTTTGTTGTCATTAGCATTGTTCATCTGTCTGGTGGAAAAATTTCTGAAG AGGATCTCTGGCATCAATTGAGACGGCTGGGTTTAAATGAGAGCGATGAAAACCACCCTGTTCTTGGTAACAACAAGCAGGCACTTGAACTCCTTGTGCAGCAAAG GTACCTACTGAAAGAGAAGCTTAGTGGGCCAGAAGGCCATTCTATGATGTATGAGCTTGCAGAGAGAGCATTGGATGAGTCCATCAGTGGGAAGCTTAAGGACTACATTTCGCAG GTTGTGAGCACAAGCACCGCTGCAGAAGTAGATTGA
- the LOC127778387 gene encoding uncharacterized protein LOC127778387 isoform X1 → MAAARVLSKRLTPGLFLAGAALNYIPAAFQEVGIRALHHVSTGAIRLPNNQGLHAFPARSGMTLMKNNPLKPPFSDSINGAKRPFSSKSTKNDNHFPSSENSLCSCIFLFTNMTFILSMLMVRERQRDI, encoded by the exons ATGGCCGCCGCGCGTGTCCTGTCCAAGAGATTGACGCCCGGCCTGTTCCTTGCCGGCGCTGCT CTGAATTACATACCTGCTGCCTTTCAGGAAGTTGGCATTAGAGCACTCCATCATGTTTCCACTGGAGCTATCCGTCTTCCCAATAACCAGGGGCTTCATGCCTTT CCAGCAAGAAGTGGCATGACCTTAATGAAAAACAATCCCTTGAAGCCGCCATTTTCGGATTCTATTAACGGAGCCAAGAGACCTTTTTCATCCAAATCCACCAAAAACGACAATCATTT CCCCTCTTCAGAAAACAGTTTATGTTCCTGTATCTTTTTATTCACGAACATGACATTTATCTTGTCAATGCTCATGGTGCGTGAACGCCAAAGAGACATTTAG
- the LOC127778387 gene encoding uncharacterized protein LOC127778387 isoform X2 codes for MAAARVLSKRLTPGLFLAGAAEVGIRALHHVSTGAIRLPNNQGLHAFPARSGMTLMKNNPLKPPFSDSINGAKRPFSSKSTKNDNHFPSSENSLCSCIFLFTNMTFILSMLMVRERQRDI; via the exons ATGGCCGCCGCGCGTGTCCTGTCCAAGAGATTGACGCCCGGCCTGTTCCTTGCCGGCGCTGCT GAAGTTGGCATTAGAGCACTCCATCATGTTTCCACTGGAGCTATCCGTCTTCCCAATAACCAGGGGCTTCATGCCTTT CCAGCAAGAAGTGGCATGACCTTAATGAAAAACAATCCCTTGAAGCCGCCATTTTCGGATTCTATTAACGGAGCCAAGAGACCTTTTTCATCCAAATCCACCAAAAACGACAATCATTT CCCCTCTTCAGAAAACAGTTTATGTTCCTGTATCTTTTTATTCACGAACATGACATTTATCTTGTCAATGCTCATGGTGCGTGAACGCCAAAGAGACATTTAG